GCACGTTCGGTGTTCCAGTCGGGCTTATATCCGACGACAACCGGGTGCTACCGCAACAAAATTCCGCTCCCCGAGGACACCCGGACGCTTGCGCATTATTTCCGCGAAGCGGGCTACAAGACCGGATATATCGGCAAATGGCATCTTGCCGATGAGAATCCGGTGACGGAGCCGAAACGTGGCGGCTATGAGTATTGGCTGGCGGCCAACGCCTTGGAAATGACGTCCGACGCCTATGATGCGGTTGTCTTCAATAACGACAACGAACGGGTGAAACTGCCCGGCTACCGTGTCGACGCCCTGACGGATGCGGCGATCCGTTTCATCGATGAGGAGCAGGATCGTCCGTTCTTTCTGTTCCTGTCTTTCCTGGAGCCGCATCATCAAAATCACCGGGATGACTATCCATCACCTGATGTGTATCAGGAATCCTACACCGGAAGGTGGACGCCGCCGGATTTGGCTGCGCTCGGCGGGACTGCCGCACAGCATTTGGGCGGTTATTATGGAATGGTGAAGCGGCTCGACGAAGCGCTCGGCAGGGTGTTTGACACGGTTAAAAGCCTGGGGCTTGAGGATGACACCATCATTTTGTTCACCTCTGATCACGCCTGTCATTTCAAAACCCGTAACAGCGAGTATAAACGTTCATGCCATGAAAGCTCGATTCGTGTGCCGACCGCGGTGATTGGTCCGGGCTTCGACAGCCGGGGGCAAATCCGCGAGCTTGTCAGTCTGATTGATCTTCCGTCCACATTGCTGGATGCGGCGGGTATTCCTGTCCCCGATTCGATGCAGGGGCGGTCCATACTGCCTTTGCTGCGCCGGGAAACCGCCGACTGGCCGGACGATGTCTATGTTCAGATCAGCGAAGCGCAGGTCGGACGTGCAATCCGGACGTCACGTTGGAAATACTCCGTTTCTTCACCGGATTCGGTGCTTGATGCTGCGTCCTCCGATACGTATATTGAGGAATACTTGTACGACCTTCAGGCGGACCCGTATGAGCTGACTAATCTCATTGGCTCCGAATCGCATCAGCGTGTCGCTTCCGCTCTAAGGGAACGGCTGCTTCGGCGGATGGTTCAAGCGGGTGAACCTCCGGCGCATATTGTAACGGCGGAGAGCAAGCCAAGCGGGCAGCGGCGGGTATCGGAAGCCGAAATTCATTCGTAGGCAAAAGGAGCGGAAGCATGAACAATTCAATCCTTCTTATTTCAGATGAACATAACCCGTTTTACTCTTCCGTGTACGGACATCCGGTTATTCATACGCCGAATATGGAGCGGCTGGCGGATAGAGGTACGGTTTACGAGAGCGCGTATTGCCCATCGCCCCTCTGCAGCCCGAGCCGCAGCGCCTTCTTCTCAGGCAAAAGGGTACATGAGTTACAGAACTATAGTAATTGTAATCTCGGCGTACCCGCAGGCGCTCCCGCTTACGGCGATGTGCTAAGGCAGCAGGGCGTATACAGCGCCTACTTCGGCAAAACGGATGTGTACGACCGGGGAGATCGGCTGGGTTTCTCGGAAATTCATTACAGCAAGGACCGTAATCAGCCGGGGGATGTGAATTTCCGGCGGCGGCCGCTCTCGATTCGAGAAGGTGCGGCTGAACGGGCGAGCGGCTTCGGAGTGCGAGAGAACGCTTTTGACGATGATCTGAAGGTGATGGATGCGGCATTGCGCTGGTTGAAGGAAGTAGCGCCTTCCATTCCTGAGCCATGGAGCCTTACGATCAATTTGCTGAACCCGCATTTCCCGCAGTGGAACACACAAGCCTATTGGGATCTGTACCCGGAGGCTGCTGACCTTCCCCTTTACGGAAAGGAAGAGGAAAGGGCCAACCATCCCTATGCGAGAGATTTGCGTAATCATTTCGAGGCGGATTTATTTACGGAAGAGCAAATACGCGGACTCAGACGGGGATATGCCGGAAACGTAGCTTTTGTGGATGATCAGCTTGGCCGGCTCCTTGATACGGTAGAAGACGGCGGTCTCACGAACACTACCCAAATCGTTTACACATCGGATCATGGAGAAATGCTGGGCAAGTTCGGCATGTGGTGGAAATGCTCGTTGTACGAGGATTCGGTTCGGATTCCTTGTATAGCGGCAGGACCCGGTTATGAGAAAGGCCGCCGGGTACAAACGCCTGTGGATTTGCATGATGTGCAGGCGTCTTTGTTTCACGCTGCCGGCGTAAAGCGGCCGGAGAGCTGGGTAGGGGAGCCTCTGCAAACGATAGCCGAGTATAATGAGGAACGTGTCGTATTCTCTGAATACCATGGTCATGGCACCCGTTCGGGCGCCTATATGATTCGTAAAGGGGATTGGAAGCTCATTTTCTATACAGAGGCACCGCATCAATTGTTCGATTTGAGCGCTGACCCGGACGAACGGCATAATGTATATGCTAACCATCCGGAAAAGGCTGAGGAGCTGGAAGCTGAACTGCGGCGCATTTGCTCACCGGAGGCTGAGGACGATAAGGCGCACGGATTTCAAGCGAAACAGTTGGAGCTGCTGGCGGTCATGAACGGAAAGAGTTAGTTCCTTGGCAAAGATGGGGGATTTATGAAAGAATACGGACACGAGTTTGCCGAATACCTGTACCACACACCGTCTGAATATGAAAAGAACGGGGGATTGTGGGTCATTCGGACGGGAAAAAATAAAGCGAAACCTAACTACCAGGTCGGACCCAAAGTGATTGAGTGTTACTCCGTGCATGCCG
This region of Paenibacillus sp. URB8-2 genomic DNA includes:
- a CDS encoding sulfatase-like hydrolase/transferase — protein: MAKRSSQPNVIVFFTDQQRWDTTGVHGNPLGLTPNFDRMATRGTHLYHSFTCQPVCGPARSVFQSGLYPTTTGCYRNKIPLPEDTRTLAHYFREAGYKTGYIGKWHLADENPVTEPKRGGYEYWLAANALEMTSDAYDAVVFNNDNERVKLPGYRVDALTDAAIRFIDEEQDRPFFLFLSFLEPHHQNHRDDYPSPDVYQESYTGRWTPPDLAALGGTAAQHLGGYYGMVKRLDEALGRVFDTVKSLGLEDDTIILFTSDHACHFKTRNSEYKRSCHESSIRVPTAVIGPGFDSRGQIRELVSLIDLPSTLLDAAGIPVPDSMQGRSILPLLRRETADWPDDVYVQISEAQVGRAIRTSRWKYSVSSPDSVLDAASSDTYIEEYLYDLQADPYELTNLIGSESHQRVASALRERLLRRMVQAGEPPAHIVTAESKPSGQRRVSEAEIHS
- a CDS encoding sulfatase-like hydrolase/transferase, which encodes MNNSILLISDEHNPFYSSVYGHPVIHTPNMERLADRGTVYESAYCPSPLCSPSRSAFFSGKRVHELQNYSNCNLGVPAGAPAYGDVLRQQGVYSAYFGKTDVYDRGDRLGFSEIHYSKDRNQPGDVNFRRRPLSIREGAAERASGFGVRENAFDDDLKVMDAALRWLKEVAPSIPEPWSLTINLLNPHFPQWNTQAYWDLYPEAADLPLYGKEEERANHPYARDLRNHFEADLFTEEQIRGLRRGYAGNVAFVDDQLGRLLDTVEDGGLTNTTQIVYTSDHGEMLGKFGMWWKCSLYEDSVRIPCIAAGPGYEKGRRVQTPVDLHDVQASLFHAAGVKRPESWVGEPLQTIAEYNEERVVFSEYHGHGTRSGAYMIRKGDWKLIFYTEAPHQLFDLSADPDERHNVYANHPEKAEELEAELRRICSPEAEDDKAHGFQAKQLELLAVMNGKS